From the genome of Sphingobacterium kitahiroshimense, one region includes:
- a CDS encoding acyl-ACP desaturase, which yields MQELPLNLPEGSRKEVMSYLEPFMLNEMSDYLKPVDEMWQPADFLPDASRDTFFEEIRDLQESARELPYDLVAVLVGDTITEEALPTYESWLTMVEDVEKNEQGGWMRWVRAWTAEENRHGDLLNKYLYLSGRIDMRQFEISTQYLIKDGFDIGTGADPYRNFIYTSFQELATNVSHRRVAGLSKKSGDKLLAKMCGVIASDEARHAKAYMSFISHALVVDPSEVMIAFEDMMRKKIVMPAQFLRESGEPQGEAFAHFSDAAQRLNIYTAIDYVDILKELNADWKIDQVTGLNEKGEKARDYLMRLPDRLLRLADRMKVPETEYKFKWIYDQK from the coding sequence ATGCAAGAATTACCTCTAAATTTACCCGAAGGCTCACGAAAAGAAGTTATGAGCTATTTGGAACCGTTCATGCTTAACGAGATGAGCGATTATTTAAAGCCTGTAGACGAAATGTGGCAACCTGCAGATTTTCTACCAGATGCTTCTAGAGATACATTTTTTGAAGAAATTAGAGATTTACAAGAGAGTGCAAGAGAACTTCCATATGATTTAGTTGCTGTATTAGTTGGTGATACGATTACAGAAGAAGCGTTACCTACATACGAATCGTGGTTAACCATGGTTGAGGATGTAGAGAAAAATGAACAAGGTGGCTGGATGAGATGGGTACGTGCTTGGACTGCTGAAGAAAATCGTCATGGTGACCTTCTGAACAAGTATCTATATTTATCAGGAAGAATTGATATGCGTCAATTCGAGATCTCAACACAATATTTAATAAAAGATGGTTTTGATATTGGTACCGGGGCAGACCCTTACCGTAACTTTATTTACACATCTTTCCAAGAATTAGCAACCAATGTTTCTCACCGCCGCGTCGCAGGTCTCTCCAAAAAGAGCGGTGATAAATTATTAGCAAAAATGTGCGGTGTTATTGCTTCAGATGAAGCACGTCATGCAAAAGCATATATGTCATTTATATCACATGCATTAGTCGTTGACCCTAGTGAAGTAATGATTGCTTTTGAAGATATGATGCGTAAGAAAATTGTTATGCCTGCTCAATTCTTAAGAGAGTCTGGAGAACCACAAGGGGAAGCATTTGCGCACTTTTCTGATGCAGCACAACGTCTCAATATCTATACAGCAATTGATTATGTTGATATATTAAAAGAATTAAATGCTGATTGGAAAATCGATCAAGTGACCGGTTTAAATGAAAAAGGAGAAAAAGCGAGAGATTATCTAATGAGACTACCAGATCGCTTACTTAGATTAGCAGACAGAATGAAGGTTCCAGAAACGGAATATAAGTTTAAATGGATCTACGATCAGAAATAA
- a CDS encoding peptide MFS transporter, translating to MNQVKDDALAKHLHQLQVENILVKGHPAGLFVLFFTEMWERFSYYGMRALLTIFLISEISSGGWGWTNAEAMKLYGLYTGFVFLTPLIGGVIADRLLGYKNAILIGALTMTIGHASMALEGINSNFFFLGLVLMILGNGMFKPNIASMVGKLYPDSSSKKDAGYTIFYMGINGGAFLGMMLCGYIGEKVGWHFGFGLAGVFMFLGMLQFYFAQKIFGIIGDSPQLQQVDQVKEIDDPNELKTPAHVTRDRLIVIGIFMFASIIFHLAFEQAGGSMTIFAKNYTQRVLEGNTAIIFKWVDAALTVFPILVVSAVLFALAKKIWSKYPLIVICSALSFLIIWILCGWKLFREFNSLSSEVTVSWFPMLNSFFIITLATSFSRIWERVWNPSGPIKLALGLAIVGLSFAALAYGSLAIPQGAKTASVSMIWLVLAYFLQTVGELCLSPVGLSYVSKLSPQKVIGLLFGIWYCGNAIANFIGGFIGSYIDDITATHSMSYFFGMFTVVSFIFALILVLCSSGIKKMMHGIH from the coding sequence ATGAATCAGGTAAAAGATGATGCTCTTGCCAAGCATTTGCATCAGCTGCAAGTAGAAAACATTTTAGTAAAAGGTCATCCAGCGGGTTTATTTGTTTTATTTTTTACTGAAATGTGGGAACGTTTCAGTTATTACGGTATGCGCGCTTTGCTGACAATTTTCTTAATTAGTGAAATTTCAAGTGGGGGATGGGGATGGACGAATGCTGAAGCGATGAAGCTGTATGGTCTTTATACTGGTTTTGTGTTTTTAACTCCGCTCATCGGAGGAGTAATTGCTGATCGCCTGCTTGGATATAAAAATGCAATTTTAATTGGTGCCTTAACGATGACCATAGGTCACGCTTCCATGGCGTTGGAAGGAATAAATTCTAATTTTTTCTTTCTAGGATTAGTACTTATGATTTTAGGTAATGGAATGTTTAAACCCAATATTGCTTCGATGGTTGGAAAATTATATCCCGATTCTAGTAGTAAGAAAGATGCCGGTTACACTATTTTTTATATGGGTATCAACGGTGGTGCATTTTTGGGTATGATGTTATGCGGTTATATCGGGGAGAAAGTTGGTTGGCACTTTGGTTTTGGCTTAGCAGGTGTTTTCATGTTCTTGGGTATGTTGCAATTTTATTTTGCTCAAAAGATATTTGGAATTATAGGCGATTCGCCCCAATTGCAACAAGTTGATCAGGTAAAAGAAATAGATGATCCTAATGAGTTAAAAACACCTGCACATGTAACCCGTGACCGATTAATTGTTATCGGTATTTTTATGTTTGCGAGTATTATTTTTCATTTAGCTTTCGAGCAAGCTGGAGGATCAATGACAATTTTTGCAAAGAATTACACTCAACGTGTTCTCGAGGGAAATACTGCGATTATTTTTAAATGGGTCGATGCGGCTTTGACGGTATTTCCAATACTCGTCGTTTCCGCCGTTTTATTTGCTTTAGCAAAAAAGATCTGGTCCAAGTATCCACTTATTGTCATATGTTCGGCACTTTCATTTTTAATTATCTGGATACTTTGCGGTTGGAAATTATTTAGGGAATTCAATTCGTTGAGTTCTGAAGTTACTGTCTCTTGGTTTCCAATGCTAAACTCGTTTTTTATCATTACTTTAGCGACCTCTTTTAGTCGTATCTGGGAAAGAGTTTGGAATCCTTCGGGGCCTATAAAGCTTGCTTTAGGTTTAGCAATTGTTGGTTTAAGTTTTGCAGCGTTGGCCTATGGCAGTTTAGCTATCCCTCAAGGGGCTAAAACAGCTTCAGTGAGTATGATCTGGTTGGTATTGGCTTATTTTCTTCAGACAGTTGGAGAGCTCTGTTTATCACCAGTTGGTCTTTCTTATGTAAGTAAATTATCGCCTCAGAAAGTCATTGGTCTTCTATTTGGTATCTGGTATTGCGGAAATGCGATTGCCAATTTTATAGGAGGTTTTATAGGTTCTTACATAGATGATATTACGGCAACACACTCTATGTCTTATTTCTTTGGTATGTTTACCGTTGTTTCTTTTATATTTGCCTTAATATTGGTTTTGTGTAGTTCGGGGATTAAGAAAATGATGCACGGTATTCATTAA
- a CDS encoding sugar phosphate isomerase/epimerase family protein, with translation MNSRRDFLKNLGLTAAGVALMPSLDLLAAPKNWFDISLAEWSLHKTLFKGDLKNIDFPELAAKKFGIYGVEYVNAFFKDKAQDMTYLKDLNNRAKDNGVRNVLIMIDGEGNLGDEDATKRKQAVENHYKWIDAANFLGCHAVRVNAAGKGTPEEVKKAVVESLSTLADYGKKSKISVIVENHGGISSHGDWLADTLKTVGKKNCGSLPDLGNFYEYDRYQGVQDLMPYAKGVSAKTHDFDANGNETQIDYARMLKIVKDAKFKGYIGIEYEGSNISEEAGIFASKKLLERLRPTI, from the coding sequence ATGAATTCAAGAAGAGATTTTCTCAAAAATTTGGGTTTAACGGCTGCCGGAGTAGCCTTAATGCCGAGCTTAGATTTGCTGGCAGCACCTAAAAACTGGTTCGATATTTCATTAGCTGAGTGGTCATTGCACAAAACATTATTTAAGGGAGATCTTAAAAATATCGATTTTCCTGAATTAGCGGCAAAAAAATTCGGAATTTATGGAGTTGAATACGTGAATGCTTTTTTTAAGGATAAAGCACAAGATATGACGTATTTGAAAGATCTTAATAATCGCGCTAAAGACAATGGTGTTCGTAACGTTTTAATTATGATCGATGGCGAGGGTAATTTAGGTGATGAAGATGCTACTAAACGTAAACAAGCTGTTGAAAATCACTATAAATGGATTGATGCGGCAAACTTTTTGGGATGTCACGCAGTACGAGTAAATGCCGCTGGTAAAGGTACTCCAGAAGAAGTTAAAAAAGCTGTAGTAGAAAGTTTATCTACTTTGGCTGATTATGGTAAAAAATCGAAAATAAGTGTTATCGTTGAAAATCATGGTGGTATTTCATCACATGGCGATTGGTTAGCAGATACTTTAAAAACTGTAGGTAAAAAGAATTGTGGAAGTTTACCTGATTTGGGTAATTTTTATGAGTATGATCGTTATCAAGGTGTTCAGGATCTAATGCCGTATGCCAAAGGAGTGAGTGCTAAAACACATGATTTTGATGCAAATGGTAATGAAACTCAAATTGATTACGCACGCATGCTTAAAATAGTAAAAGATGCTAAATTTAAAGGTTATATCGGTATCGAATACGAAGGAAGCAATATCAGTGAAGAAGCAGGTATTTTTGCTTCAAAAAAATTATTGGAGCGTTTACGTCCAACAATTTAA
- a CDS encoding peptide MFS transporter: protein MYQERDEALVIHLKKQGVDDKMVIGHPAGLFVLFFTEMWERFSYYGMRALLTLFLISSLADEGWGWSNEEAMKLYGLYTGLVYLTPLIGGMIADKLTGFKKAILIGALIMTMGHLSMAFEGINQNFFYVGLGLMILGNGMFKPNISSMVGNLYPDASAKKDAGYTIFYMGINAGSFLGMLLCGYIGEKVGWHYGFGLAGVFMFFGMLQFYFAQKIFGVIGESPKATKAFHDEKIKNHEEEPEEVIPPNVVRDRLIVIAVLMIASIVFFLAFEQAGGSMSIFAKDYTQRVLSGNTATTFKWIDTILTIAPMVIVSVVLFALAKRIYKQYPLTIIFTGISFAVIWCLGLWKVFREFGATETEVAASWFQILNAFFIISLANSFSKFWEKVWNPSGPVKFALGLALVGVGFAALAYGASEIPQGAKTATVSMIWLIIAYFFHSTGELCLSPVGLSYVSKLSPKKLLGLLFGFWFCASAIANFIGGYLGSYIDKITAEHSMSYFFMIFAIVPAATALILLILNPVLKKMMHGIN from the coding sequence ATGTATCAAGAAAGAGATGAAGCTCTTGTTATCCATTTGAAAAAACAAGGTGTGGACGATAAGATGGTAATTGGACATCCTGCGGGATTATTTGTCCTATTTTTTACCGAAATGTGGGAACGTTTTAGTTATTATGGCATGCGTGCTTTACTGACATTATTCTTAATCAGTTCTCTTGCTGATGAAGGATGGGGATGGAGTAATGAGGAAGCCATGAAGCTTTATGGACTTTATACTGGTTTGGTTTATTTGACACCATTAATTGGTGGAATGATAGCTGATAAGTTGACTGGATTTAAAAAAGCAATTTTAATTGGTGCATTGATTATGACCATGGGCCATTTATCTATGGCTTTTGAAGGGATAAACCAAAATTTCTTTTACGTTGGCCTTGGTTTAATGATTCTTGGTAATGGTATGTTCAAACCAAATATTTCCTCCATGGTTGGAAATCTTTATCCAGATGCTAGTGCTAAGAAAGATGCGGGATACACGATATTCTATATGGGTATTAATGCGGGATCTTTTCTTGGTATGTTACTTTGTGGTTATATTGGAGAGAAGGTTGGCTGGCACTACGGATTTGGTTTAGCTGGTGTTTTTATGTTTTTTGGAATGTTGCAATTCTACTTTGCCCAGAAGATTTTTGGTGTCATTGGTGAGTCTCCAAAAGCTACCAAAGCTTTTCATGATGAAAAGATAAAAAATCACGAAGAAGAACCTGAGGAAGTGATTCCTCCAAATGTGGTAAGGGACCGTTTGATTGTGATTGCGGTATTAATGATTGCAAGTATCGTTTTCTTCTTAGCATTTGAGCAGGCAGGAGGATCAATGTCTATTTTTGCTAAAGATTATACACAACGTGTTCTTTCGGGAAACACAGCTACTACTTTTAAATGGATAGATACCATTTTAACCATTGCACCAATGGTTATTGTTAGTGTTGTCTTGTTTGCATTAGCAAAACGTATCTATAAGCAATACCCATTAACTATTATATTTACAGGAATTTCATTTGCAGTTATCTGGTGTTTAGGTTTATGGAAAGTTTTTAGAGAATTTGGCGCTACAGAAACAGAAGTAGCTGCTTCATGGTTCCAAATCTTAAATGCTTTTTTTATCATTTCATTAGCAAATTCATTTAGTAAGTTTTGGGAAAAGGTCTGGAATCCATCAGGTCCAGTGAAATTTGCTTTAGGACTTGCTTTGGTAGGTGTCGGTTTTGCCGCTTTAGCTTACGGCGCAAGTGAAATACCTCAAGGAGCTAAGACTGCAACTGTGAGTATGATCTGGTTGATTATTGCTTATTTCTTTCACTCTACAGGAGAATTATGCTTATCGCCAGTTGGTCTATCTTATGTAAGTAAGTTATCTCCTAAGAAATTATTAGGTCTATTGTTTGGATTTTGGTTCTGTGCATCTGCAATCGCTAATTTTATAGGTGGTTACTTAGGATCATATATTGATAAAATTACTGCTGAACATTCTATGTCATACTTCTTTATGATTTTTGCCATTGTTCCAGCAGCTACAGCTTTAATTTTATTAATTCTAAACCCAGTGTTAAAGAAAATGATGCACGGTATCAATTAA
- a CDS encoding (Fe-S)-binding protein: MKVELFVPCFIDQLYPETAFNTIRLLEKAGCEVTYNAEQTCCGQPAYNAGFWDEATVVGQKFLKDFSADHYIVSPSASCTGMVKHSYNDLFTGSIEQSHCRSIQKNIFEISDFLVNVVKKDYFGAELEGIAVYHDACSALRECKIKDEPRHLLSKVLGLEMVEVKDSEVCCGFGGTFSVKFEGISSAMAEQKVKNAMDMHADYIISTDASCLLQLQAYIDQYRLPIKTIHLVDVLTAGWGNI, encoded by the coding sequence ATGAAAGTTGAACTTTTTGTTCCTTGCTTTATAGATCAGTTGTATCCGGAAACGGCTTTTAATACTATTCGACTGTTAGAGAAAGCAGGATGTGAAGTTACTTATAACGCAGAACAAACATGTTGTGGTCAACCTGCTTATAATGCCGGTTTTTGGGATGAGGCAACAGTTGTTGGGCAAAAATTTTTAAAAGATTTTAGTGCAGATCATTATATAGTTTCGCCATCTGCATCATGTACCGGAATGGTGAAGCATAGTTACAATGATTTATTCACGGGCTCTATTGAGCAGTCACACTGTCGTTCGATACAGAAAAATATATTTGAAATTTCTGATTTTTTAGTAAATGTCGTTAAGAAGGATTATTTTGGTGCTGAGTTAGAGGGGATTGCTGTTTATCATGATGCATGTTCAGCATTACGAGAGTGTAAAATCAAAGATGAACCGCGGCATTTATTAAGTAAAGTCCTTGGTCTAGAAATGGTGGAAGTAAAGGATAGTGAAGTTTGCTGTGGTTTTGGTGGGACATTTTCAGTAAAATTTGAAGGAATCTCTTCTGCTATGGCAGAGCAAAAAGTAAAAAATGCCATGGATATGCATGCTGATTACATTATTTCGACAGATGCCTCATGCTTACTTCAGTTACAAGCATATATCGATCAATATCGATTGCCAATAAAAACTATTCACCTGGTTGATGTTTTAACAGCTGGTTGGGGTAATATTTAA
- a CDS encoding peptide MFS transporter, whose protein sequence is MSKQGQQTLEQVQHFEGKYPKQIWSLFFSEMWERFCFYGMRGMLVFFMITQLNFAEKEANLQYGATQAFVYAFTFIGGLFADKILGFRKSLFWGGTLMIVGSALLATDPHQFFFFGLAFIIIGTGFFKPNISTMVGELYRSDDNRRDAGFSLFYAGINLGAFLGGYICVAIGKGYMLASVIDEAHRWNVAFGLAAIGMLISLINFHFTKFHLGPIGLKPGHPDAIVKVKALPKWAEYAVYLATLLLIPLVQVMVSKTEYTDIFMYLIGPLTLIYLFYEMTKLNKVERNKLIAALVFILFSIIFWGIYEQSGGSLSIFAAKNLNDSMLGGLFHLDPNGVNNSGGAFFIIILAPIFGLLWIWLSKRKMEPNTIIKFGLGFIFLGLGYYVLFGTKFFAQDGIASLDIFTLALLVITVGELCLSPIGLSIMTKLSPGKLQGIMMGMWFLASAYGQYVAGLIGASMAEAREGDSLADKLITYTDSYKQLGVYSLIAGVVLIALSPLVKKLMGGVK, encoded by the coding sequence ATGTCAAAACAAGGACAACAAACATTAGAACAGGTTCAACATTTTGAAGGAAAATATCCAAAGCAGATTTGGAGTTTATTTTTCTCGGAAATGTGGGAACGCTTTTGCTTTTACGGTATGCGGGGTATGCTGGTTTTCTTTATGATCACGCAGCTTAATTTTGCAGAAAAGGAAGCAAATTTGCAATACGGAGCGACTCAGGCTTTTGTATATGCTTTTACTTTTATCGGTGGTTTATTTGCTGATAAAATATTAGGATTTAGAAAATCCCTTTTTTGGGGTGGTACTTTGATGATTGTAGGTAGTGCATTATTAGCAACAGATCCACATCAATTTTTCTTCTTCGGATTAGCATTTATCATTATCGGGACGGGTTTTTTTAAGCCAAATATTTCAACAATGGTGGGTGAATTATATCGCTCGGATGATAATCGAAGAGATGCGGGATTTTCATTATTCTATGCTGGGATTAACTTAGGTGCATTCCTAGGTGGGTACATTTGTGTTGCAATTGGAAAGGGGTATATGCTAGCTTCAGTAATTGATGAAGCACATCGGTGGAATGTTGCTTTTGGTCTAGCTGCTATCGGTATGCTGATCAGTCTCATTAATTTTCATTTTACCAAGTTTCACTTAGGACCTATCGGTTTAAAGCCAGGACATCCAGATGCTATTGTTAAAGTTAAGGCATTACCTAAGTGGGCAGAATATGCTGTTTATCTAGCGACTTTATTATTAATACCGTTAGTGCAGGTGATGGTTTCTAAAACGGAGTATACGGATATTTTTATGTACCTAATCGGTCCATTGACATTGATATACTTGTTCTATGAAATGACAAAACTGAATAAGGTCGAAAGAAATAAATTGATTGCTGCTTTGGTCTTTATTTTATTTTCTATCATTTTTTGGGGAATTTACGAACAGAGTGGTGGTTCATTGAGCATTTTTGCAGCGAAGAATTTGAATGACTCCATGTTAGGTGGATTATTTCATTTAGATCCTAATGGCGTTAATAATTCGGGAGGAGCATTTTTCATTATTATTTTGGCTCCAATTTTTGGACTATTATGGATTTGGCTGTCAAAAAGAAAGATGGAACCGAATACCATTATTAAATTTGGTTTAGGATTTATTTTTCTAGGTTTAGGTTATTACGTATTATTTGGAACTAAATTTTTTGCGCAGGATGGAATCGCATCTTTAGATATCTTTACTTTAGCGCTTTTAGTGATCACTGTTGGTGAATTATGTTTATCGCCTATTGGTTTGTCTATTATGACTAAACTGTCGCCAGGGAAGCTGCAGGGCATTATGATGGGGATGTGGTTTTTAGCAAGTGCTTATGGTCAATATGTAGCGGGTTTAATAGGAGCTAGTATGGCTGAAGCTCGAGAAGGTGATTCTTTGGCGGATAAATTAATCACTTATACGGATAGTTATAAGCAACTGGGTGTTTATTCTTTAATAGCCGGGGTGGTTTTAATTGCTTTATCACCATTGGTGAAGAAATTAATGGGGGGAGTGAAATAA
- a CDS encoding peptide MFS transporter, translated as MSQASKASFSGGTTSDFYKSNVLGQRSGLFVLFFTEMWERFSFYGMRVLLIQFLTAAVLKGGWAWSAEQAGALYGTYAMMLYLTPILGGIIADKYIGSRKAVIIGSIIMTIGHASMAFDTQMMFFIGLACLVIGTGFFKPNMPSILGEMYKDLPEKKDGAYTIFYMGVNAGAFFGMMLCGYIAETQGWHWGFGLAGIFMLLGTLQFVFAKPLMGNLGILGKAKDLSAEDKLLEDADKRNPFTSLDYILIAIISIIGFLYAFNDPLSKNGIIDMFSALDLPFLRGQYLMIFIALVLFIYLIASRIGRYDKVVRDRMIAVVFLAFFLIFFFMSFEQGATSLVIVARDYIDRSLTGAALTTFNIVNALLTIVPLGLISWVLIKLAKATWNKIALSNIILIICFVLIWGAAIWMLKNEFSKEASEITVSWFSTLNSFFIIALASTVSKLWESKYNPSAAMKYGYGLILVAIGFLVIGLGSWGIGEGVKISMIFLILTYLFHTLGELFISPVGLSYVSKLVPGRMLAFMFGIWYLAIAIAQKVAAVLGGQVETIQQEYSLSHFFFLFTAIPAAAGLLVMVFNPIIKKLMHGVK; from the coding sequence ATGAGTCAAGCATCTAAGGCTTCATTTTCAGGAGGGACGACTTCTGATTTTTATAAATCAAATGTTTTAGGACAACGATCGGGATTATTTGTCCTATTCTTTACCGAAATGTGGGAACGATTTTCGTTCTACGGTATGCGGGTATTGTTGATCCAGTTTTTGACTGCTGCAGTTCTAAAAGGAGGCTGGGCATGGAGTGCAGAACAAGCCGGAGCATTATACGGTACATATGCGATGATGCTGTATTTAACTCCAATTTTGGGTGGTATTATTGCCGACAAATATATTGGATCACGTAAAGCTGTAATTATTGGATCTATCATCATGACAATCGGTCATGCTTCAATGGCATTTGATACACAGATGATGTTTTTTATTGGTTTAGCATGTTTAGTGATCGGTACAGGTTTCTTTAAGCCTAATATGCCATCTATATTAGGTGAAATGTATAAAGATCTACCTGAAAAGAAAGATGGCGCTTACACGATCTTTTATATGGGGGTCAATGCAGGGGCATTTTTTGGTATGATGCTTTGTGGTTATATTGCTGAAACACAAGGATGGCACTGGGGATTTGGTTTAGCCGGAATTTTTATGCTTTTAGGGACATTACAATTTGTGTTTGCTAAACCTTTAATGGGTAATCTAGGGATATTAGGTAAAGCGAAAGACTTAAGTGCTGAAGATAAATTGTTAGAAGATGCTGACAAAAGAAATCCTTTTACTTCTCTTGATTACATCTTAATAGCTATTATCTCGATCATAGGATTTTTATATGCTTTTAATGATCCATTGTCTAAAAATGGTATTATAGATATGTTTAGTGCATTGGACTTACCATTCCTGAGAGGTCAATACCTGATGATCTTTATTGCTTTAGTTCTTTTCATCTATTTAATTGCATCTCGTATAGGACGATATGATAAAGTTGTAAGGGATAGAATGATAGCTGTGGTATTTCTAGCATTCTTTTTAATATTCTTCTTTATGAGTTTTGAGCAGGGAGCTACTTCATTGGTTATAGTTGCTCGGGATTATATCGATAGAAGTTTAACTGGTGCTGCTTTGACTACTTTTAATATTGTAAATGCGTTATTAACGATTGTTCCTTTGGGACTTATATCTTGGGTATTAATCAAGTTAGCAAAAGCGACATGGAATAAAATTGCTTTATCTAATATCATTTTGATTATTTGTTTTGTACTTATTTGGGGTGCAGCAATCTGGATGTTGAAAAATGAGTTTTCTAAAGAAGCTTCGGAGATTACTGTTTCTTGGTTCTCAACATTAAATTCCTTTTTTATTATTGCTTTAGCTTCAACGGTTTCTAAACTATGGGAGTCTAAGTATAATCCTTCTGCCGCGATGAAATATGGTTACGGTTTAATTTTAGTAGCGATTGGATTTTTGGTCATTGGTTTAGGCTCATGGGGAATTGGTGAGGGTGTTAAAATTTCCATGATTTTTCTAATTCTTACTTATTTATTCCACACTTTGGGTGAGTTATTTATCTCTCCGGTAGGTCTTTCTTATGTTTCGAAACTTGTACCAGGCCGTATGCTGGCTTTTATGTTTGGTATCTGGTATTTAGCTATTGCGATTGCGCAAAAAGTTGCCGCCGTATTAGGTGGACAAGTTGAGACTATTCAGCAGGAATACTCCTTAAGTCACTTCTTCTTTTTGTTTACTGCTATTCCAGCAGCAGCAGGTTTGTTAGTAATGGTATTTAATCCTATTATTAAAAAATTGATGCACGGCGTTAAATAA
- a CDS encoding cysteine desulfurase: MEQNKLKDFDVSKIRADFPILKREVNGKPLVYLDNGATTQKPQSVIDAITHYYSDMNSNVHRGVHYLSQISTDAFEVTRRNIQSFINAKHEHEIIITTGTTHSINIIATCFGKANIGSGDEIIISAMEHHSNIVPWQMICEEKGAILKVIPMNEQGELDIEAYKGLFSEKTKIASFTYVSNSLGTINPIKEMIAIAHEHHVPVLLDAAQAIQHIKIDVQDLDVDFLAFSGHKMYGPTGIGVLYGKEDALNAIPPYQGGGDMIKEVTFEKTTYNELPFKFEAGTPNIEAGICLNAAIEYINAIGIDEIASYEEELLTYAQEQLETVPGIRFIGTAAHKSSVISFLIDGTHPYDVGVILDKLGIAVRTGHHCAQPVMDKFGIPGTIRASFALYNTKQEVDTLVAGLKRAANMLV, encoded by the coding sequence ATGGAGCAAAACAAATTGAAAGATTTCGATGTAAGTAAGATAAGAGCAGACTTTCCAATACTTAAAAGGGAAGTCAATGGAAAGCCTTTAGTTTATTTAGATAATGGAGCGACGACTCAAAAGCCGCAGTCTGTTATTGATGCAATAACTCATTATTATTCAGATATGAATAGTAATGTTCACCGAGGAGTTCATTATTTAAGTCAAATTTCCACGGACGCTTTTGAAGTGACTAGAAGGAATATTCAGTCTTTTATAAATGCTAAGCATGAGCATGAAATCATTATCACTACAGGTACTACCCATAGTATTAATATAATTGCGACTTGTTTTGGTAAAGCGAATATTGGTTCTGGTGATGAGATCATTATTTCTGCAATGGAGCATCATTCGAACATAGTTCCTTGGCAGATGATCTGTGAAGAGAAAGGTGCTATTTTAAAAGTTATTCCTATGAATGAGCAGGGGGAACTGGATATCGAAGCTTATAAAGGGTTGTTCTCTGAAAAAACTAAGATTGCTTCTTTTACTTATGTTTCAAATTCATTAGGTACGATCAATCCTATTAAAGAGATGATTGCTATAGCACATGAACATCATGTTCCTGTTTTATTAGATGCAGCTCAAGCTATTCAACATATAAAAATTGATGTACAAGATCTAGATGTCGATTTTCTTGCTTTTTCTGGACATAAAATGTATGGCCCTACGGGTATTGGAGTTTTATATGGAAAAGAGGATGCTTTGAATGCTATCCCTCCTTACCAGGGTGGGGGAGATATGATTAAAGAAGTGACTTTTGAGAAGACAACGTATAATGAATTACCATTTAAGTTTGAGGCGGGGACACCAAATATTGAAGCAGGTATTTGTTTAAATGCTGCTATCGAGTACATTAATGCTATCGGTATTGATGAGATTGCTTCTTATGAGGAAGAATTATTGACTTACGCACAAGAGCAATTGGAAACTGTACCAGGAATCCGTTTTATTGGTACAGCGGCTCACAAGAGTTCGGTAATCTCTTTTCTGATTGATGGTACTCACCCTTATGATGTTGGGGTTATTTTAGATAAGTTAGGAATTGCAGTTCGTACAGGGCATCATTGTGCACAGCCGGTTATGGACAAATTCGGTATTCCAGGTACAATAAGGGCTTCATTTGCCTTGTACAATACGAAACAAGAGGTGGATACTTTAGTTGCAGGTCTAAAGAGGGCTGCAAATATGTTAGTTTAA
- a CDS encoding SufE family protein encodes MTINEIQDELIEDFSFFTDWMEKYEYIIQLGKEVPLISEEHKKDDYIIKGCQSKVWLFPEVKDGKVYFTADSDAIITKGLVSLMVKVLSGHTAKEIVDADLYFINQIGLHEHLSPTRANGLLSMVKQMKLYALALRARA; translated from the coding sequence ATGACTATTAACGAAATACAAGATGAGTTAATTGAGGATTTTTCTTTTTTTACAGATTGGATGGAAAAATATGAATATATCATTCAATTAGGAAAGGAAGTTCCATTAATAAGTGAAGAACATAAAAAAGATGATTACATCATTAAAGGATGCCAATCGAAAGTTTGGTTATTTCCTGAAGTGAAAGATGGAAAAGTGTATTTCACTGCTGATAGTGATGCAATCATTACAAAAGGCTTGGTGAGTTTGATGGTAAAGGTTTTGTCTGGTCATACAGCAAAAGAAATTGTGGATGCTGATTTATATTTTATTAATCAGATCGGTCTTCATGAACATCTTTCGCCGACTCGTGCCAATGGATTGCTATCCATGGTGAAACAAATGAAATTGTACGCCTTGGCTTTGCGGGCGAGAGCATAA